GTGAATCTAATTTTTTTCCGTCTGCTTTATTATCTACAAAGCCGAGCTCTGTTAAAACAGATGGCATTGTATTTTCACGGAGAACATATAAATTACCTATCTTTACACCCCTATCACGTGTTTGAAGAGCTGTGATTAGACGTTTTTGAATTTTTTCAGCTAGTATACGACTATCATTTACATACGGATTTGATTTTTGTGTTGGTGCTTTGTAGTAGAAAGTTTCTGTACCATGTGCGTTACCATTGAACCCATTAGCATGAATACTTACAAATATATCCCCTTTATTTTTTTTCGCAAATTCAACTCTTTTCCCTAGAGAGTCTGTTGCATTTTTTCCAGGTCTTGAGTAAGCATCCCGTGTTAATAATGCAGTAAATGGAGTCTTTTGCGCAAACAATTTTTGTACGCGTACTGCTGTGTCGTATACAACTGGGCTTTCATTCATATAAATTCCTTTATGTCCACCATCTATCCCACCATGACCTGGATCGATAATAATTGTTTTTCCTTCTAAGAAGTTATTTTGTTTCTTTGGTAGAGTTAATTGGTTTTTATCCAACCATTGGAAACCAGCATTTGTACGAATGCGAATCCAACTTCCTTTTTCTTCTATAACTGTTACTGTTTGCGGAGAATGCGTACCTAATACTTTAGATGAATGTGACGCTTCTGGATATGTAGTAAACGTACTGTGAATGGTTTCTCTTTTTTCATATAATGGAGTCCATTTATCACCTATATTCGTTACAATTTTTATCCAACCATCTGCGCGTTGTTCTTTTACAACAATGATTTGTGGCGCATGTTGATTTGAGGTAACCCCTGATGATAGGGATGGCTGATGGTATGTAATGAAATGTCTGTTCATGTACATTCTTTTTGAAGTGTCTGCTTTTTTCATGTCTGTTTGCGCGATGAATTGTACTGCTTCTGCACGTGTTACAATTCCATTGGGTTTCCATCCGTCACCAGTACCTTTTGAAATCCCTAATGCAACTAATGCATTTGCTAGTTTTGCACCCCAATGCCCTTTTAAGTCTTCAAACTGCGTTGGTAAATCACCGATAATTCTATTATTTAGCTTATAAGCTTCAACAAGCATAGATGCCATAGAAGCACGGTCAATGTCCTTTGATGGGTTAAAGTTACCACTACCATCTCCATATATTACACCAGCTTTCTCGACTGCTGCAATATATGGAGATGCCCAATGATTTTTTGCATCCTGAAATGACGGTTTTGCTTGTTTGTTAATCTGTAAACCGAGTACCATAGCCATTAATTTTGCAGCTGAACCACGGTCAATTTTTTCAGATGGTGAAAAAGTTCCATCTGGTTTTCCATCAAGTGCTTTTTTCATTAAGTAGTTAACTGATTGTTGTGCCCAGTTTGGTACATCAGTAAATGTCTTTTTTCAGCTGAAGTATTTGCTGGACAAATTAGTAAGTTTGCTATCAAAGCTCCTGCTGTAAGTTTTGCTATAATTCCCTTAGTGTTCATTTAATTCCTTTCCTTTCCGAAATATTGCTAAATATATTTTTTATAGTGTAATAGTTATGATAAGTCTAACCTTTTATGAGTTGCCTTCCGTATTTCAATGGTTTAGTTATCTATATTATTTTCTAAAAATCAATGGATGAGAAGGAAGAAAATTCCCTTTTTAAAAAGTATATTTATGTAGAGTTGAGGTTAGGGGGATTTAACAATCAAAAACTTCATTTTAAATTTTTTCTATATCTGTCTTTTATCTTCTTGTTATGAATCTGTATTGAAAAAATTCTTTTTTTTATCTCAATTTTTTGGCCTAATCAATAATTCCCATTGTTTCATAGATTAAAAAGTCTAATTTTCAACTAAAATCTATTACTCTTGGATCGCTAAACCCATATAAAATTAATAGTTTTTTCTATATTTTATGGTATGATTAGCAAGTAAGGGTGAAATTTTCAAGAGAAAAAGGCAAATTAAAAATATAAATACTTCCTGAGAGTGTTCATTTAAGTTCAATAAAAAGCATTTATTATTCTATAGCAAATTTTTTTGACAAATAATCTTCTTTTTTATAATCTAAAATTAGGAACTGAGTGTATCAAACTCAATTCCTTTAGTGAAGTCATTTATCAACGAATACCCGGTGAAAGAATCCTTCTTTTATAGTTGGATTCTTTTACTTTGTTTTGAGTATAAAACGTAATGCCATTTTTCTTTCTAAATACCCCCGTTTGAGCGCTAATCATTATAAGGGCTTACAATAGGATGATGTTAATTTAAATTCGATAAAATGCTGAACAGGCAAATCCTCCGTATAAATATAGTCTAGACCTTCTGTTATTAACTCTAATGCAATTTGCTCTAAGCTTTCATATAAGTATGGTTCTAAAGAAATCAATAACCTTTTATTTTCTTTTCGAAGCTTCTATTTTTGAACTTTCCAATACTGTTGCTCTTGTCCTACTTACTGCATGTAATATTTTTTAATTTGAATATGCATTTCTTTCTTGAAATCAAGTTTCTACTTTTATGTCTTACAATATCAACAGCGGCTATTCAAAGAGGAGTGTCGCTATATAACTTCTTGTTCACTGTTAGGTATCAGCACCCATTTTCTTTTACTCTAAATAGATTGACTATCCGGCCTGTTTTTGTAGCCCATTGTTCCCCACTTGTTTTTTATTTTCTTCTAGGGCATTCATAATTAACTTCTCTTTTTAAACTAGATTAGTTACAGCGTATGTAATTAAGCAAATCACTAAAATAACGCCAATGAAAGTTGCAAATAGCGCGAAAAATCCATGAGCAAGCCGATATAAAAAATAAGCACCAAGCGCAATTGCTATTATAACTCCGATTATGGCAGCTAATGTCCCAATTGTATGTAAAGATATTACGTTAAAAAATACTAAACCTATGACAACTAAGGTAATAATAATAAGGGTTCTCATGGTATATCTCCTTTTCATATTTGTGTAAATGTGTAAATGTGTAAATGTACACATTTACACAAATTAAAAACAAAAAAATTAAAGTTAAGTGGGTTTTGTTGTTATATCAGGGGGTCATTTCGTTTTTTTGAAGTTGATTCGAATAAAAAATGTGTAAATGTGTAAATGTGTAAATGTACACATTTACACATTATATAATTATTTTTTCTTTTTAGCTTCCTTAATAGCTGCCTTGCGTTTTATATTTTCAAGAGATGCATGGAACAATCTAAGTTGTTCAGGAGTTAATTTCTTCATCCAAGTATCCAGCATTTCACCAAGCAATTCATAAGTGTATTGGTATTCAGAAATTTCAAGAAGGGCATCAAACTCGTGTTTTGTTTCTAAGGGAATACGCAGTGTGCCACGTTTATCACCATTTACTAGTGTTGCTTTTACAGGTAGGGTTGGATCGTAAGGAGTACTTGGATTGAGATCAGGTTTATAGTCAAGGTCAAGTTTCGTCTTTTTCTCATCTTTCTTTTCAGAGGCGGGTTTTCCTTTGTTCCCGAAAAATCCCATCCCTTTTCCTTGTTCATTACTCATTTCTTAATTCCTCCATTTTATTAATTCGTTCTAAAAATTCATCAGTAAATGGTTCGAAAACTTCATTGAATAATTTTTTATCCCAATACTGATCCACATTTAAACCAATACGTGGTACGCTTTGGATTCGTTTTGCGTAAGGGATTAAGTTTTTAAATAAATTGTTTTCACCAAAAATATCTTTAGCATCTTGTAATACTGTAGTATCAATTTTACCTGCACTATGTAATTGATTTGGAAGAATTCCAACAACATCAAGTTGAGCATTATATTCTTCTACTAATCTTGCTAAAAAGCGTGTGATGTAATCATTAGCACCATCTAGGCTATCACTTTGTGTCTGAAAAGCAACAAGAACATAATCGCTAGCCATTGCAGAACTTTTTGTATAGTAAGATGCTGTTGGTGGGCTATCAATAATAATGAAGTCGTAATTTTGTTTTAAGGGTTCAAGTAAGTTTCTAAAATAGTTAATTTTATTAGTCTCTATTTCATGATAGTTAGGATCAGATGTTTCAGCATGACCGAACTT
Above is a window of Bacillus anthracis str. Vollum DNA encoding:
- a CDS encoding ParA family protein gives rise to the protein MEHKRPLTITVANSKGGVGKSTIVRHLSYHLALKGYKVLTADMDPQANTTKTMILTRKRVNDEYFAFDKTLMRAVQDGSLENMQLNIIENLDLLPSHSDFENFESLLTSKFGHAETSDPNYHEIETNKINYFRNLLEPLKQNYDFIIIDSPPTASYYTKSSAMASDYVLVAFQTQSDSLDGANDYITRFLARLVEEYNAQLDVVGILPNQLHSAGKIDTTVLQDAKDIFGENNLFKNLIPYAKRIQSVPRIGLNVDQYWDKKLFNEVFEPFTDEFLERINKMEELRNE